The following proteins are encoded in a genomic region of Flammeovirga pectinis:
- a CDS encoding DEAD/DEAH box helicase, producing MSNSKRIYLVRHGQTAYNTKRIVQGRKIDADLNEIGQKQGKLLFDAYKDFKFDKLYVTSLKRTHQTAKGFIDKGLDYEIIPEFDEMNYGDFEGNSIDDFTVDGKTVQSISDEWEAGNFDAFPKNGEMLFDVLQRLAVGLENIMQNENERNVLICMHSRSIRIFLCLLLDLDFDEMKNFAPKNTGVTTLEYNEYSGTFKLIEFNNVDHLGNDPELTYLPQKPGAENEQAAAIEEKRKEDEGLGFRKFKLNKQLYSVCDELGYTEPTPIQDKAIPLVLSGHDLFGIAQTGTGKTAAYLLPLLYKAKYAQGNDPRVLILVPTRELAIQVGKEVEKLAVYTGLRHAVVYGGIGPKTQIEEVEKGIDLLVGTPGRVMDIYSRGKLKTKSIKYMVLDEADRIMDMGFMPQIRQMLEIIPRKRQNLLFSATMPDVVVRLSEEFLEFPQRVEITPQATTAEMVDQFVYNVPNFMTKLHLLSYLMNTDASLSRIMVFVRKKEQANGVAAFLQRHTEGEVRVIHANKGQNARINSIDDFKDGDIRVLVATDVAARGIDVSMVSHVVNFDVPVMYHDYVHRVGRTGRANNTGVAYTFCNPAEKYHLLKIEEVINKEIPVLEMPEGVEEQEATQHEARDMAMEIDRQKRKEDPNFKGAFHERKKNKDKVDKNRRNKNKASIDKQRASGKVSAYITQGKSKKK from the coding sequence ATGAGTAATTCAAAAAGAATTTATTTAGTTCGTCATGGTCAGACGGCATACAATACTAAAAGGATTGTACAAGGTCGTAAAATTGATGCAGATTTAAACGAAATTGGTCAGAAGCAGGGAAAGTTATTATTCGATGCTTACAAAGACTTTAAATTCGATAAATTATATGTTACATCTTTAAAAAGAACACATCAGACAGCTAAAGGATTTATTGATAAGGGATTAGATTATGAAATCATTCCTGAATTTGATGAAATGAATTACGGTGATTTTGAAGGTAACTCTATTGATGATTTTACAGTTGATGGAAAAACCGTTCAAAGTATCTCTGACGAATGGGAAGCAGGTAATTTTGATGCATTTCCTAAAAATGGAGAAATGCTTTTCGATGTTTTACAACGATTAGCAGTTGGTTTAGAGAACATAATGCAAAACGAAAATGAACGTAATGTTCTTATTTGTATGCATAGTCGCTCTATTCGTATATTCTTATGTCTTCTTCTTGATCTTGATTTTGATGAAATGAAGAATTTTGCTCCTAAAAATACAGGGGTAACTACTTTAGAATACAACGAGTACTCTGGAACATTTAAATTAATTGAATTTAATAATGTGGATCATCTTGGAAATGATCCTGAGCTAACATACCTACCTCAAAAGCCTGGAGCTGAAAATGAGCAAGCGGCTGCAATTGAGGAGAAGAGAAAAGAAGACGAGGGGTTAGGTTTCAGAAAATTCAAATTAAACAAACAACTCTATTCTGTTTGTGATGAACTTGGGTATACAGAACCAACACCTATACAAGATAAAGCTATTCCACTTGTTTTATCTGGACACGATTTGTTCGGTATAGCACAAACAGGAACAGGTAAAACAGCAGCTTATTTATTACCACTTCTTTATAAGGCAAAATATGCTCAAGGAAATGATCCGAGAGTACTGATTTTAGTACCTACAAGAGAATTGGCAATTCAAGTAGGAAAAGAAGTCGAAAAATTAGCAGTTTATACTGGTTTAAGACATGCTGTAGTTTATGGTGGTATTGGCCCCAAAACGCAGATTGAAGAAGTAGAAAAAGGGATTGATTTATTAGTAGGTACACCTGGTAGAGTAATGGATATTTATTCTAGAGGTAAATTGAAAACGAAGTCAATTAAATATATGGTACTTGACGAAGCGGATAGAATTATGGATATGGGATTCATGCCACAAATTCGTCAGATGTTGGAAATTATTCCAAGAAAACGTCAGAACCTTTTGTTCTCGGCAACAATGCCAGATGTAGTTGTTCGTTTAAGTGAAGAGTTCTTAGAATTTCCTCAGAGAGTTGAAATTACACCGCAAGCTACTACCGCAGAAATGGTAGATCAGTTTGTGTATAATGTACCCAACTTTATGACGAAACTTCATCTTCTTTCTTATTTAATGAATACAGATGCTTCATTATCAAGAATTATGGTATTTGTACGTAAGAAAGAACAAGCCAATGGCGTAGCTGCTTTCTTACAAAGACACACTGAAGGCGAGGTAAGAGTAATCCATGCTAATAAGGGTCAGAATGCTCGAATAAATAGTATTGATGATTTTAAAGATGGTGACATCCGAGTTTTAGTAGCAACAGATGTAGCTGCAAGAGGTATTGATGTTAGTATGGTATCTCACGTGGTTAACTTTGATGTTCCAGTGATGTATCATGATTATGTTCACCGTGTAGGTAGAACAGGTAGAGCAAACAATACGGGTGTTGCATATACTTTCTGTAATCCTGCGGAGAAATATCATTTATTAAAAATTGAAGAAGTAATTAATAAAGAGATTCCTGTTTTAGAGATGCCAGAAGGAGTAGAAGAACAAGAAGCTACTCAGCATGAAGCACGTGACATGGCGATGGAAATTGATCGTCAGAAACGTAAAGAAGACCCTAACTTTAAGGGAGCCTTTCATGAAAGGAAAAAGAATAAAGATAAGGTGGATAAAAACCGTAGAAATAAAAATAAAGCTTCTATCGATAAGCAGCGAGCAAGTGGTAAAGTAAGTGCTTATATCACACAAGGTAAGTCGAAGAAGAAATAA
- a CDS encoding DoxX family protein translates to MFKQLIQTNNSKSILLIRIMVGVVFLSEGIQKFIFPALRGVGRFEKIGLPNPEILGNLIGGIEIICGVLILVGFITRLGSFFTFMIMLTALATTKFTILQNDGFWVMMHASRTDFAMLLGSLFLLINGGGLWSMDYINTKKVS, encoded by the coding sequence ATGTTTAAACAACTCATTCAAACAAACAATTCAAAATCTATTCTTCTAATTAGGATTATGGTAGGAGTAGTTTTTTTATCAGAGGGAATTCAAAAATTTATATTTCCTGCACTTCGAGGTGTTGGAAGATTTGAGAAAATCGGTTTACCCAACCCAGAAATATTAGGTAATCTTATTGGCGGTATAGAAATAATTTGTGGAGTATTAATTTTAGTTGGCTTTATAACTCGCTTAGGTAGCTTTTTTACATTTATGATAATGCTTACAGCATTGGCTACAACCAAATTTACAATTTTACAGAATGACGGTTTTTGGGTAATGATGCATGCTAGTAGAACAGATTTTGCAATGTTATTAGGCAGTCTTTTTTTACTGATTAACGGAGGAGGTTTATGGTCTATGGACTATATAAATACAAAAAAGGTAAGCTGA
- a CDS encoding TonB-dependent receptor: MLQKLIITLIISLFPFCVFAQQTTFKGVIVDDETKSPLEGVTILVEKTGNVVAVTTHDGRFQFVDEGNKKSIQTIVHFLGFNEKKVTLYANKMNEVEIDPSLEELEQVEIHEHGHDELSLSGMNLMSVNSFMLETQKATTISETLAKTPGVSYISTGVGISKPTVRGMAGSRVVVSVDGVKLEDQQWGMDHGLSVGQSTVDEVEIAKGAATLKYGSDGLGGVIRMKSPEPLGENSIEGKAGITYRSNNQYVGADFKVNAQKERVFYQLSGGYEDFGNYRVPAETFDYLGGIYRIDNGVLVNTGGDIGNLKATVGLETNNWISSISYSMFKESVGLFPGATGIPSQSWLDSFGNERNPSVPKQEILHQMITWNSHLDIGNGVLWFDLGQQFNNRQELSDPIRHGRPESEYGSVANELNLRTSSVNVHYDVEKENLKWETGINYEYQENERSGYDFLIPNYRQNTAGGYGMIGWEMSEKLELIGGLRFDYISFDSDEYVDNYFDDPSNSGTPWVRAQAISNDYYNFTGSVGLKWKLLKVIDANTNFAKTFRAPTANELAANGVHHGTFRHEQGTADLSPETGYQWDLNLSYSTKKVALSINPYFNYYSNYIYLAASGTPSTLPDGGQIYKYTESEGFFTGYEFSLNWNISKKFVFTNSVEYVYSVNTETKRSFPFVPPLATLNELTFTQPVKSSFFSKPYISVNAELVQAQNRVDRNELATDGYAVMGLKMGTGFHMKSVYGNLTFRVDNLTNANYMRHLSRYRILNLPEPGRNFTVSLSSWF, translated from the coding sequence ATGTTGCAAAAACTCATCATTACTTTAATAATCAGTTTATTTCCCTTTTGCGTATTCGCTCAACAAACCACTTTTAAAGGTGTAATTGTTGATGATGAAACCAAATCTCCATTAGAAGGCGTAACCATTCTTGTTGAAAAAACAGGTAATGTAGTTGCTGTTACTACTCATGATGGCCGTTTTCAATTCGTAGATGAAGGAAATAAAAAATCGATTCAAACAATTGTTCATTTTCTAGGCTTTAACGAGAAAAAAGTAACGTTATATGCTAATAAAATGAATGAAGTTGAGATAGACCCATCTTTAGAAGAATTAGAGCAAGTCGAAATTCACGAACATGGGCATGATGAATTGTCACTTTCGGGTATGAACTTGATGAGTGTAAATTCTTTTATGCTTGAAACACAAAAGGCTACTACAATTTCTGAGACGTTAGCAAAAACTCCAGGTGTATCTTACATAAGTACAGGTGTAGGTATTTCTAAGCCTACAGTAAGAGGTATGGCAGGGTCTAGAGTTGTTGTAAGTGTAGATGGTGTAAAGCTTGAAGATCAGCAATGGGGCATGGATCATGGTTTATCTGTAGGGCAATCTACTGTAGACGAAGTAGAAATAGCCAAAGGTGCTGCAACATTGAAATATGGCTCAGATGGTTTGGGAGGTGTAATTAGAATGAAATCACCAGAACCTTTAGGAGAAAATAGTATAGAAGGAAAAGCAGGAATTACTTACCGTAGTAACAACCAATATGTTGGAGCAGATTTTAAAGTAAATGCTCAAAAAGAAAGAGTATTTTATCAGTTATCTGGAGGGTACGAAGATTTTGGTAATTATAGAGTCCCTGCAGAAACATTTGATTATTTAGGAGGAATTTATAGAATTGACAATGGCGTATTAGTAAATACTGGTGGTGATATTGGCAATTTAAAAGCTACTGTTGGATTAGAAACTAACAATTGGATTAGTAGTATTTCATATTCTATGTTTAAAGAATCTGTTGGTTTGTTTCCAGGGGCAACAGGTATTCCTTCTCAGAGTTGGTTAGATAGTTTTGGCAATGAACGAAATCCATCTGTACCTAAGCAAGAAATTTTACATCAAATGATAACTTGGAACTCCCACCTAGATATAGGCAATGGTGTTTTATGGTTTGATCTTGGGCAACAATTCAATAATAGACAAGAACTATCTGACCCAATTAGGCATGGAAGACCTGAAAGTGAATATGGTTCTGTAGCAAATGAACTAAATCTTAGAACTTCCTCTGTAAATGTGCATTATGATGTAGAGAAAGAAAATTTGAAGTGGGAGACAGGTATCAATTACGAATATCAAGAAAATGAGCGTAGTGGTTATGATTTTCTTATTCCAAATTATCGTCAAAATACAGCAGGTGGTTATGGTATGATAGGTTGGGAAATGAGTGAGAAGCTAGAATTAATTGGTGGTTTAAGATTCGATTACATATCATTTGATTCTGATGAATACGTTGATAATTACTTTGATGACCCTTCAAATTCAGGAACCCCTTGGGTGAGGGCACAAGCCATTTCTAATGATTATTACAATTTTACGGGGTCTGTTGGTTTAAAATGGAAGCTATTGAAAGTAATAGATGCAAATACAAATTTCGCGAAGACTTTTAGAGCACCTACTGCAAATGAATTAGCTGCTAATGGTGTTCATCATGGTACTTTTAGACACGAACAAGGTACAGCAGATTTATCTCCTGAAACGGGATACCAATGGGACCTTAATTTAAGTTACTCGACTAAAAAAGTAGCTTTAAGTATTAATCCTTATTTTAATTACTATTCAAATTACATTTACTTAGCTGCTTCTGGGACACCATCAACATTACCTGATGGAGGGCAAATTTATAAGTATACAGAAAGTGAAGGCTTCTTTACGGGTTATGAATTTTCTTTAAATTGGAATATTTCAAAGAAATTTGTCTTTACTAATTCTGTAGAATATGTTTATTCCGTAAATACTGAAACGAAGAGATCGTTTCCGTTTGTACCTCCTTTAGCAACTTTAAATGAGCTTACTTTTACACAACCTGTAAAGAGTAGTTTTTTTAGTAAACCATATATTTCTGTTAATGCAGAATTGGTTCAAGCCCAAAATAGGGTTGATAGAAATGAATTAGCCACAGATGGTTATGCTGTAATGGGCCTTAAAATGGGGACAGGCTTCCATATGAAATCAGTATATGGCAACCTTACATTTAGAGTAGATAACCTTACAAATGCCAATTATATGAGGCAT